CCAGAAACTCCACCCGGCGCAGGGCCTCTTCCATGCGGTTGAGGTCCGGGTTGCTCACCAGGGGGTTCTCGCCTACCACGTACAGGGCCTTGATCCGGCCTTCCATCGCCGCCTGGAACATTTCCACCACGGTCAGGCCGATCCTTTCCGGCACCGGCCGGCCCCAGGCGGCGGCAAAGCGCTGCCGCGCTTCCCTGTTATCCACCCGCTGATAGCCGGGCAGGTAGTTGGGCAGGGCTCCCATGTCGCAGGCGCCCTGGACGTTGTTCTGGCCCCGCAGGGGGTAAATGCCGGTGCTGGGCCGGCCCACATTGCCGGTAAGCATCACCAGATTGGCCAGGGCCCGGACGGTGGCCGTGCCGGATACGTGCTGGGTTACGCCCATGGCGTAAAGCACCGTGGCCCGGCGGGAGGAGCCGTAGAGCCGGGCGGCGGCCACGATTTTTTCCGCCGGCACCCCGGTCAGGGCGCCGGCCCGCTTGGGCGGGTAGCGCTCCAGCACCGGCAGGAGTTCCTCAAAGCCGGTGGTGCGGGCGGCGATGAACTCCGGGTCGTGCAGGCCTTCTTTGAGGATCACGTGCATCATTCCGTTGATGAGGGCTATGTCCGTGCCCGGCACCAGGGCCAGGTGGAGGTCGGCTATTTCCGCCACGGCGGTGCGGCGCGGGTCGATGACGATCACCTTGGCGCCCCGGCGGTGGGTCCGCTGCAGCCAGAAGTAGACTACGGGATGGGCCTCGAAGGTGTTGGAGCCCACCACCAGGATGACCTCCGCCTCTTCCAGCTCGGCAATGGGGTTGGTGGCCGCGCCGCTGCCGAAGGCCTCGGCCAGGCCGGTAATGGTGGAGGCGTGGCACAGCCGGGCGGAGTTGTCCACATTGTTGGTGCCGATCACCGCTCGGGCCAACTTCTGCAGCAGGTAGTTCTCCTCGTTGGTGGCCTTGGCGGAGCTGATGATGCCGATGGCGTCGGGGCCGTAGCGATCCCGGATCTCGCTCAGGCGCCGGGCCACGAGGTCCAGGGCCTCCTCCCAGGAGGCGGCGCGCCACCCCTCGCCGTTGCGGATGAGAGGCTGCCGTAGCCGGTCCGGGTGGTGCACGAAGTCCCAGCCGAAGCGGCCCTTCACGCAGAGGAGGTTGCGGTTGGCCGGCCCGTTGGCCGGCACCGCTCCCACGATTTCGCCCCGGTTCACCAGCAGGGTGAGGGCGCAGCCCACGCCGCAGTAAGGGCAGACGGTGGGCACGCGGTCCACGTCGAACACCCGGCCCTTGCCTTTAATCAGCTTGGGCTGCAGGGCGCCGGTGGGGCAGACGTCGATGCAGTTGCCGCAGAAGATGCAGGGTGAGTTCTCCAGCGGCCGGTCCAGGCCGGCCACGATTTTGGCCTCAAAGCCCCGGTAGCCGAAGTCGTAGACGTTCACCCCCACGTTTTCCGCGCAGTGGTACACGCAGCGGCCGCAGAGGATGCACTTGGTGTGGTCGCGCTCGAAGAAGGGGTTGGTGTCGTCCCGGGGGTAGTCCCGCCGCAGGCCGTGGTATTTGGGAACCTTGATTCCGTACTGGTAGGCGTAGGCCTGCAGCCGGCAGTCGCCGGTTTTCTCGCAGGTGAGGCAGTCCAGAGGGTGGTTGGCCAGCAGGAGGTGCAGGATCACCTTCCGGGCCTGGATCACCCGTTCAGACTCGGTGTGCACTACCATGCCTTCGGCCACCGGCGTGGAGCAGGAGGCGGGCAAATTTCTCGCCCCCTCCACCTCTACCACGCACAGGCGGCAGGAGCCGATTATCGAAAGCTTGGGGTGATAGCAAAGGTGGGGGATGGCGATGCCCGCCGCCCGGGCGGCCTGGAAGATGGTCTGGCCCCGGGCGGCCAGCACCCGGCGGCCGTCGATGGTCAGCTCGACCAGATCCTCGGCCGGCGGCGGCGCCCCTTGGTTTATGTCCTCGGCCCGGGGTTGGTGCCGCGAGAGGGCGGCGTCTTCCTGACGGATCCCTGGCCTGCCCGCCCGAGAACGCGGATCATCTGGGGTACTAGCGGGTGGCGGCTGCCGCATGGAGCGCTTCCCCCTCCCTTGGGTTTGGCCTGCCCGGGGTTAAAGCGCAGACCCCCGCGGGGCACACCCGGTTCTCGATGTGGGCCAGGTATTCGGAACGGAAATAGCGCAGGGTGCTGAGCACCGGGTTGGGCGCGGTCTGGCCCAGCCCGCAGAGGGAGGTATCCTTCATTACCAGGGCCAGCTCTTCCAGCCTGTCCAGATCCTCGTGGCTGCCCTGGCCGGCGGTCAGGCGCTCCAGGATCTCCAGCATCCGCTGGGTGCCTTCCCGGCAGGGGGTGCACTTGCCGCAGGATTCCCGGCGGTTGAAGGCGGTGAAGAAGCGGGCCAGGTCCACCATGCAGGTGCTATCGTCTAACACCACCAGGCCCCCGGAGCCCATCATGGCTCCGGCCTGGGTAAGGGAATCGTAGTCCACCGGGGTGTCCAGGGCCGAGGCCGGCAGGCATCCGCCCGAGGGCCCGCCGATCTGCACCGCCTTGAACCGGCGGCCGGCGGGCAGGCCTCCCGCCAGGCCGAACACTATTTCCCGCAGGGTTATGCCCATGGGCACCTCCACCAGGCCGCTGCGGAGCGCCTTGCCGGTGAGGGCGAAGATCTTGGTGCCCCGGCTGCCGGAGGTTCCCAGGGCGGCAAACCAGTCCGGGCCGTGCTCGAGGATGAGGGGCACGTTGGCCCAGGTTTCCACGTTGTTGATGTTGGTGGGGTAGCCCCAAAGCCCCCGCTGGGCCGGGAAGGGCGGGCGCGGCCGGGGCATGCCGCGCTTGCCCTCCACCGAACTCATCAGGGCGGTCTCTTCCCCGCAGACGAAGGCTCCCGCTCCCTCCCGGAGCTTAATTTCCAGGCTGAAACCGGTGCCCAGGATGTTCTCCCCTGCCAAGCCGTACTGGCGAGCCTGGGCCAGGGCGATCTTGAGCCGCCTCACCGCCAGGGGGTACTCGGCCCGCACGTATATGTAGCCGTGGGTGGCGCCCATGGCGTAAGCTCCGATCAGCATCCCCTCCAGCACCGCGTGCGGGTCTCCTTCCAGGAGGCTGCGGTCCATGAAGGCTCCCGGGTCGCCCTCGTCGGCGTTACAGACCACGAATTTCTTTTCCCCCGGGGCCTGGCGGGCGAACTCCCACTTGAGGCCGGTGGGAAATCCGGCTCCGCCCCGGCCGCGCAGGCCCGAACGCTTGACCGCCTCGATAACCTGCTCCGGATCCATCCGGGTCAGCACCTTTAGAAACGCCCCGTAGCCTCCCCGGGCCAGGTATTCGTCTATGCTTTCCGGATTGACGAAGCCGCAGCGCCGCAGCACCCTTCGCTCCTGGCGGCGGTAGAAGTCCAGCTCCGGGAAGGGCCGGCCTTCCTCGTAGATGCGGCCCACCACCCATTCCTCCACCGGCCGGCGGTGCCGCAGGTGCTCCTCCAGAATGCGGGGCACGATATCCGGCCCGACCCGGCCGTAGCTTACCCGGGGCTCGCCGGGGAGCAGTACGTCCAACAGGGGCTCGGCATCGTCCAGGCCGATGCACCCCACCGGTTTGACCGTGGCCGCCAGGTGGTGTTCCCGAAGGTATTCCCGTACCGCCCGCCAGACCTCGCCCGCGCCCGCCGCCAGACCGCAGGTGCCCATGCCTACGGTTACCTGAGGTTGCCGGAAAGGCCCGGCGGTCATAAGTTCGCGCCGTCGGGCGGCGAATTCTTCTAGCTGCAAATCGTTCCCTCCATTTCATCCTTAGGCTGGCCTCAGGCCGGGTAGGGTATGCGCCGAGGCCGCCCGAGTTGGTTCTGAACGGCCGGAGAGCCATCTACGGGATACGCAAACCTCACCGGCGTTCGGCCGTGTCTGGGCCGAAGGGCCGGTTCGGGGAATACTGGCTTCGGGATGGCAACGGTGGCCGGGAATAAGGTTGGTTGGTGAGGCAGGAACGGGGCGGAGAACGTCTAACCTTAGTCATTAACGGGGAAACGTTCCGGAACCAGACCAGGAAGGAGGAGGTAGGCTTTGAGTCTCCCGGGAGCCGAGTGCAACCTGGAGCGTAACCGCCAGAAGTGCACCTGCACCTACGAGCCGTGCTCCCGTAAAGGCAAGTGCTGTGAATGCCTGAGCTACCACTGGCGCCACGGGGAGTTACCGGGATGTCTTTTCCCGCCGGACGTAGAAAGGACCTACGACCGTTCCCTGGCCCGCTTCCTAAAGACGTATGGCAGCGCCAAATCCTAGCTGCCTCGGTTTCCGATTGCCCGTCCGGGGGGTCTGGTGCTCATGATAGGTGTCGAGGTTCTGACCAACTTATTCGCTGCCCTGTTAGAGTTCTCCTGGCATAACGCGGTTATGTTAGCCCTGGCCGGGCTGCTGCTCTATCTGGCCGTGGCCAAGGAGGTAGAGCCCCTCCTGTTGGTGCCCATCGCCTTTGGGGCCCTTCTGGTGAATCTCCCCTTGACCGGGTTGATGGAGGAGCATGGCCTCCTTCGCTACTTCTACCAGGCGGGCGTGCTCACGGATATTTTTCCCTGCCTGATATTCATAGGAATCGGGGCCATGATCGACTTTAGTCCTCTCCTCCAGAACCCGCGGGTGCTGTTCTTCGGCGGCGCCGCTCAGTTCGGCGTCTTCCTGACCCTGCTCATAGCCTTGGCCCTGGGATTTGATAAATTGGAGGCCGTGGCGGTAGGTATGATCGGTACCTGTGACGGGCCGGTGGCTTTCTTTGTAGCCAGCCGGTATGCGCCTGAAATTCTGGGACCGGTGGGAGTCGCGTGCTATTCCTACATGGCCCTCGTACCCATAATCCAGCCCCCGCTGGCGCGGCTGCTGACTACCCGCGAGGAGAGGGGCCGGGTGATGTCGGCGGCGATTTATAGCCGCCCGGTGTCCAAGACCGTGCGGGTGCTCTTTCCATTGGTAGTAAGCGTGGTGACCCTGCTCATCGTCCCCATGGGAGCCCCCTTGATGGGCATGCTGATGCTGGGCAACTTCCTTAGGGAGTGCGGGGTAGTGGAAAGGCTATCCCGAGCGGCGCAGAACGAACTGGTTAACGTAACCACGCTCTTGCTGGGCCTTGCGGTGGGCGCTACCATGGAGGGCCGTACCTTCCTGAGACTAGAAACCCTGGCCATTTTCGGCCTAGGCCTCGTGGCCCTGGTTGGGGATACCGTGGCGGGGATACTCGTAGCCAAGTTAGTAAACCTGTTTTCGCGAGAGAAGATAAACCCTCTTATCGGGGCTGCAGGGATATCCGCCTTTCCTATGTCGGCTAGGGTAGCCCACCGCCTGGCGGCGGCGGAGAACCCCCAGAGCTACCTGCTGATGCACGCCATCGGCGCTAACACCAGCGGGCAAATAGGTTCGGTGGTAGTTGCCAGTGTGGTCCTGGCCATATTGCGGGCCCTGGGATTGATCTGAGCGGGGGTGAGCCCTTGACGGGAAACGAACTTCAGTTTGGCCTAGAGATCCTTGCTTGGGGTCTGGCGCTTACTTTCGCCATCCTTTACCTCGTGGTGCTGGTAGTACGGTCGCTAGGACTTCTTTTTCCGTCTGAGAGGGGAAAGAACGGTTCCTCCCAAGCCTCCTAAATGCCGCGGGTGGCTAGGTCAGGGCGAAGGCCGTGGCCACCGTAACCACGCACACCGTGCGGGCTCCGGCGGCCAGCAGGACCCGGCTGCATTCGCGCACCGTGGCCCCGGTGGTCAGAGTATCGTCCACCAGTAAGATGGAGGCGCCGGCCACCGCTTGCGGGTCGGGAACGGCAAAAGCGCCGGCCAGATTGACCATCCGGTTGGCGCGGCTGAGACCTACCTGCGGCGGCGTTTCGCGAGTTCGTACCAGCGGCTCGGCAAGCGGAAGGCTGCGGGCGCGGGCCAATTCCCTGGCCAGAAGCGCGGA
This genomic window from Clostridia bacterium contains:
- the fdhF gene encoding formate dehydrogenase subunit alpha; this translates as MRQPPPASTPDDPRSRAGRPGIRQEDAALSRHQPRAEDINQGAPPPAEDLVELTIDGRRVLAARGQTIFQAARAAGIAIPHLCYHPKLSIIGSCRLCVVEVEGARNLPASCSTPVAEGMVVHTESERVIQARKVILHLLLANHPLDCLTCEKTGDCRLQAYAYQYGIKVPKYHGLRRDYPRDDTNPFFERDHTKCILCGRCVYHCAENVGVNVYDFGYRGFEAKIVAGLDRPLENSPCIFCGNCIDVCPTGALQPKLIKGKGRVFDVDRVPTVCPYCGVGCALTLLVNRGEIVGAVPANGPANRNLLCVKGRFGWDFVHHPDRLRQPLIRNGEGWRAASWEEALDLVARRLSEIRDRYGPDAIGIISSAKATNEENYLLQKLARAVIGTNNVDNSARLCHASTITGLAEAFGSGAATNPIAELEEAEVILVVGSNTFEAHPVVYFWLQRTHRRGAKVIVIDPRRTAVAEIADLHLALVPGTDIALINGMMHVILKEGLHDPEFIAARTTGFEELLPVLERYPPKRAGALTGVPAEKIVAAARLYGSSRRATVLYAMGVTQHVSGTATVRALANLVMLTGNVGRPSTGIYPLRGQNNVQGACDMGALPNYLPGYQRVDNREARQRFAAAWGRPVPERIGLTVVEMFQAAMEGRIKALYVVGENPLVSNPDLNRMEEALRRVEFLVVQDLFLTETARLAQVVLPAASFAEKDGTFTNTERRVQRVRRAIDPVGESRPDWEIVADLARRLGYPMDYASPAEIMEEIARLTPIYGGITYERLKEEGLQWPCPDRSHPGTRFLHHGRFAGGRGRFAAVEFVPPAEWPDNHYPYLLLTGRHLYHYHTNTMSRRSYGLARFRPDPYAEVHPQTAERLAVNQGDLIAVSSPRGSIRCRAFITDRVKPKEVFVPFHYPEAAANRLTHAGLDPEARIPELKGGGAALAREEPARAVEAGEAPRAARAPGGRVAASGRRTGTVRAQAQVEPERSGDLGETR
- a CDS encoding DUF6485 family protein; translation: MSLPGAECNLERNRQKCTCTYEPCSRKGKCCECLSYHWRHGELPGCLFPPDVERTYDRSLARFLKTYGSAKS
- a CDS encoding sodium ion-translocating decarboxylase subunit beta, producing MIGVEVLTNLFAALLEFSWHNAVMLALAGLLLYLAVAKEVEPLLLVPIAFGALLVNLPLTGLMEEHGLLRYFYQAGVLTDIFPCLIFIGIGAMIDFSPLLQNPRVLFFGGAAQFGVFLTLLIALALGFDKLEAVAVGMIGTCDGPVAFFVASRYAPEILGPVGVACYSYMALVPIIQPPLARLLTTREERGRVMSAAIYSRPVSKTVRVLFPLVVSVVTLLIVPMGAPLMGMLMLGNFLRECGVVERLSRAAQNELVNVTTLLLGLAVGATMEGRTFLRLETLAIFGLGLVALVGDTVAGILVAKLVNLFSREKINPLIGAAGISAFPMSARVAHRLAAAENPQSYLLMHAIGANTSGQIGSVVVASVVLAILRALGLI